The following proteins are encoded in a genomic region of Paralichthys olivaceus isolate ysfri-2021 chromosome 23, ASM2471397v2, whole genome shotgun sequence:
- the LOC109644665 gene encoding histone H3: MARTKQTARKSTGGKAPRKQLATKAARKSAPATGGVKKPHRYRPGTVALREIRRYQKSTELLIRKLPFQRLVREIAQDFKTDLRFQSSAVMALQEASEAYLVGLFEDTNLCAIHAKRVTIMPKDIQLARRIRGERA, from the coding sequence atGGCGAGAACCAAGCAGACCGCGAGGAAGTCCACCGGAGGCAAAGCTcccaggaagcagctggccaCCAAGGCTGCCCGCAAGAGCGCCCCGGCCACCGGCGGAGTGAAGAAGCCTCACCGCTACCGGCCCGGGACCGTGGCTCTCCGAGAGATCCGCCGCTACCAGAAGTCCACCGAGCTGCTCATCCGCAAGCTGCCCTTCCAGCGCCTCGTCCGCGAGATCGCTCAGGACTTCAAGACCGACCTGCGCTTCCAGAGCTCCGCCGTCATGGCGCTGCAGGAGGCCAGCGAGGCTTATCTGGTCGGGCTCTTCGAGGACACCAACCTCTGCGCCATCCACGCCAAGAGGGTCACCATCATGCCCAAAGACATCCAGCTGGCCCGGCGCATCCGCGGCGAGAGAGCCTAA
- the nots gene encoding nothepsin — translation MLRLLLLVLLGWTWTGSAVVRIPLRRVPSIRSQLRADGLLEEFLRDHRPDMFNRRYAQCFPSGTPSLRLGRSSERIYNFMDAQYYADIRLGTPEQNFSVIFDTGSADLWVPSSYCVSQACVLHKRFRAFDSSSFHHDGRMFGIHYGSGHLLGVMARDTLKVGGLTISNQEFGESVYEPGATFVLAKFDGVLGMGYPALAEILGNPVFDNMLAQKTVDAPVFSFYLSRRTSSGSTEGELMLGGTDESMYIGPINWIPVTAKGYWQIKLDSVAVQGVSSFCPRGCQAIVDTGTSLIAGPSNEILSLQQLIGATPTNIGEFFIDCARLSSLPHVTFVLGGRDYTLTAEQYVRKEMLGDRELCFSGFQNVDIVSPEGPLWILGDVFLTEYYSVFDRGQDRVGFAPAKHPSKQ, via the exons ATgttgaggctgctgctgctggttctgCTGGGTTGGACGTGGACGGGCTCGGCTGTGGTCAG GATCCCTCTGAGGCGGGTTCCTTCCATTCGTTCGCAGCTGCGAGCCGACGGCCTGTTGGAGGAGTTCCTCAGGGATCACCGCCCTGACATGTTCAACCGCCGCTACGCTCAGTGCTTCCCATCCGGCACGCCGTCGCTGCGTCTCGGACGCTCCAGTGAGAGGATCTACAACTTCATGGAT GCTCAGTATTACGCTGACATCAGGTTGGGGACGCCGGAGCAGAACTTCTCTGTGATCTTTGACACCGGCTCAGCTGATCTCTGGGTCCCATCGTCCTACTGTGTCAGCCAAGCCTGTG tgttaCACAAGCGTTTCAGGGCTTTTGACTCGTCATCGTTCCATCATGACGGTCGGATGTTCGGGATTCACTACGGATCAGGACACTTGCTGGGAGTCATGGCCAGAGACACACTGAAG GTCGGTGGTCTGACCATCTCGAACCAGGAGTTTGGGGAATCTGTCTACGAGCCTGGGGCCACATTTGTATTGGCGAAGTTTGACGGCGTTCTGGGGATGGGTTATCCGGCCCTGGCAGAGATCCTTGGAAACCCTGTTTTTGACAACATGTTGGCCCAGAAGACGGTGGATGCTCCAGTTTTCTCTTTCTACCTCAGCAG AAGAACAAGTAGCGGCAGCACAGAAGGTGAACTGATGCTCGGCGGAACAGATGAGTCGATGTACATTGGACCAATTAACTGGATTCCAGTGACGGCTAAGGGATACTGGCAGATTAAACTGGACAG tgtggcCGTGCAGGGCGTGAGTTCGTTTTGTCCTCGTGGTTGCCAGGCGATTGTCGACACAGGAACTTCCCTAATTGCTGGACCGAGCAATGAAATCCTCAGCCTCCAGCAACTGATCGGAGCCACACCCACAAACATtggagaa tttttTATCGACTGCGCCCGGTTGTCCAGTTTGCCTCATGTGACGTTCGTCCTCGGGGGAAGAGACTACACGCTGACTGCTGAACAATATGTCAGGAAG GAGATGCTTGGTGACAGGGAGTTGTGCTTCAGTGGATTCCAGAATGTGGACATAGTTTCCCCTGAGGGCCCCCTGTGGATTCTGGGAGATGTATTTCTGACAGAGTACTACAGCGTCTTCGACAGAGGACAGGACCGGGTCGGCTTCGCGCCTGCTAAGCACCCAAGCAAACAATGA
- the cct2 gene encoding T-complex protein 1 subunit beta, whose translation MIRCERSVASVRHYVTLVPGPLLCSSCIMASLSMAPVNIFSHGADEEKAETARLSSFVGAISIGDLVKSTLGPKGMDKILMSGGKGSAVTVTNDGATILKAIGVDNPAAKVLVDMSKVQDDEVGDGTTSVTVLAAELLREAEILIAKKIHPQTIIAGWRKATQVAREALRDAAVDHSNDPARFQEDLLNIARTTLSSKLLTHHKDHFSQLAVAAVMRLKGSGNLEAIHVIKKLGGSLTDSYLDEGFLLDKKIGVNQPKRLENVNILIANTGMDTDKIKVFGSRVRVDSIAKVAEIELAEKEKMKEKVDRILKHGINCFINRQLIYNYPEQLFARAGIMAIEHADFAGVERLALVTGGEITSTFEHPELVKLGHCKLIEEVMIGEDTLIHFSGVAMGEACTVVLRGATQQILDEADRSLHDALCVLAQTVKEPRTVYGGGCSEMLMAKVVSDLANRTPGKEAVAMESFAKALMMLPTIIADNAGYDSADLVAQLRAAHQENKSTFGLNMTEGTVGNMAELGVTESFQVKRQVLLSASEAAEMILRVDNIIKAAPRKRVPDHHPC comes from the exons ATGATCCGCTGTGAACGCAGCGTCGCGTCAGTACGTCATTACGTCACGCTCGTGCCCGgccctctcctctgcagctcgtGCATCATG gcgtCCTTATCGATGGCCCCGGTCAACATCTTCAGCCATGGAGCTGATGAAGAGAAAGCTGAGACTGCTCGACTG tcgTCTTTCGTCGGTGCCATCTCCATCGGAGATCTGGTGAAGAGCACCCTGGGTCCGAAGGGAATG gaTAAGATTTTGATGAGCGGAGGGAAAGGCTCCGCAGTGACGGTGACCAATGACGGAGCGACGATCCTGAAAGCCATCGGAGTCGACAACCCTGCGGCCAAAGTTCTGGTTG aCATGTCGAAGGTTCAGGACGATGAAGTCGGAGACGGAACAACGTCCGTCACCGTGCTGGCTGCGGAGCTGCTGAGG GAGGCGGAGATCCTGATCGCCAAGAAGATTCACCCACAGACCATCATCGCCGGCTGGAGGAAGGCGACTCAGGTAGCCAGAGAGGCTCTGAGAGATGCCGCCGTCGACCACAG CAACGACCCGGCTCGTTTCCAGGAGGACCTGCTGAACATCGCCCGCACCACTCTGTCCTCCAAACTGCTGACTCACCACAAAGACCACTTCTCCCAGCTCGCCGTCGCCGCTGTCATGAGGCTGAAAGGCTCCGGGAACCTGGAGGCAATCCACGTCATCAAGAAGCTGGGAGGCAGCCTCACCGACTCGTACCTGGACGAAG GTTTCCTGTTGGACAAGAAGATCGGAGTGAACCAACCAAAGAGGCTGGAGAACGTCAACATCCTGATCGCCAACACCGGCATGGACACCGATAAGATCAAG gtctTTGGATCCAGGGTTCGCGTGGACTCGATAGCGAAGGTTGCAGAAATCGAACtcgcagagaaagagaagatgaaggagaaggTCGACAGGATTCTGAAACACGGAATCAACTGTTTCATCAACAG GCAGTTGATCTATAACTACCCAGAGCAGCTGTTTGCTCGCGCCGGCATCATGGCCATCGAGCACGCTGACTTCGCCGGTGTGGAGCGTCTCGCTTTGGTCACTg gcggGGAGATCACCTCCACCTTCGAACACCCGGAGCTGGTGAAGCTCGGTCACTGCAAGCTGATCGAGGAAGTGATGATCGGAGAGGACACGCTCATCCACTTCTCTGGAGTCGCCAtgg GTGAGGCGTGCACTGTCGTCCTGCGAGGGGCGACTCAGCAGATTCTGGACGAGGCGGATCGCTCGCTGCATGACGCTCTGTGCGTGTTGGCTCAGACCGTGAAGGAGCCGCGCACCGTCTACGGAGGAG GCTGCTCCGAGATGCTGATGGCCAAGGTGGTGAGTGACCTGGCCAACAGGACGCCAGGGAAGGAGGCGGTTGCCATGGAGTCGTTTGCCAAAGCTCTGATGATG CTGCCGACCATCATCGCTGACAACGCTGGCTACGACAGCGCCGACCTGGTGGCTCAACTGAGAGCCGCTCACCAGGAGAACAAGAGCACGTTTGGACTGA ACATGACTGAAGGCACCGTGGGCAACATGGCAGAGTTGGGCGTCACAGAGTCGTTCCAGGTGAAGCGTCAGGTGTTGCTGAGCGCGTCCGAGGCCGCCGAGATGATCCTGAGAGTCGACAACATCATCAAAGCTGCTCCCAG gAAGAGAGTTCCTGACCATCACCCCTGctag
- the LOC109644668 gene encoding histone H1-like — protein MTEEVPVSALAKTVKRAASKPKKTGPRLRDLIVKVLSESTSRGGMSLAGLKKGLKGLGYDTDKNKARIRITVRTLVDKEVLIQIKGTGASGSFRLNKKVDTKAKKAVAKKAPLKAKKVVAKKSPAAKKPATPAKKSAAAKKSAKKVKKAVAKSPKKAAKSPRKAAKSPKKAPVKKAPAKKAPAKKAPAKRVAKPKPSKKTASKKK, from the coding sequence ATGACGGAAGAAGTTCCAGTTTCGGCTTTGGCCAAGACCGTGAAGAGAGCGGCGAGCAAGCCCAAGAAGACGGGACCCAGGCTCCGCGACCTCATCGTCAAGGTCCTGTCCGAGTCCACTTCGCGGGGCGGCATGTCGCTGGCCGGCCTGAAGAAGGGCCTGAAGGGCCTGGGCTACGACACGGATAAGAACAAGGCCCGCATCAGGATCACCGTCAGGACGCTCGTCGACAAGGAGGTCCTGATCCAGATCAAGGGAACCGGCGCCTCCGGCTCCTTCAGGCTGAACAAGAAGGTCGACACCAAGGCCAAGAAAGCGGTCGCTAAGAAGGCTCCGCTCAAAGCCAAGAAGGTCGTCGCCAAGAAAAGTCCGGCGGCCAAGAAGCCCGCCACCCCCGCGAAGAAGTCCGCGGCCGCCAAGAAGTCCGCGAAGAAGGTGAAGAAAGCTGTGGCCAAGAGCCCGAAGAAGGCCGCGAAGAGCCCGAGGAAAGCCGCCAAGAGCCCGAAGAAAGCCCCGGTGAAGAAAGCGCCGGCCAAGAAGGCTCCGGCTAAGAAAGCTCCAGCCAAGAGGGTGGCGAAGCCCAAACCGTCCAAGAAGACCGCGAGCAAGAAGAAGTGA
- the LOC109644667 gene encoding bestrophin-3 isoform X2, translating into MTVTYSSKVANATFFSFHRLLLRWKGSIYKLLYREFILFLLLYTALSIVYRLVLSDDQKRLFEKLSLYCDKYAEQIPVTFVLGFYVTLVVNRWWNQFVNLPWPDRLMFHISSCVQGKDEYGRLLRRTLVRYVNLTSLLIFRSVSTAVCKRFPTMDHVVEAGFMTPEERKVFDNIRSPHLKYWIPMVWFSNLASKARQEGRIQDSIDLQNILNEMNLFRTWCATLFGYDWVGIPLVYTQVVTLAVYTFFFACLIGRQFLDPTQRCPGHDLDLYVPVFTLLQFFFYSGWLKVAEQLINPFGEDDDDFEANWIIDRNLQVSLLAVDEMHMNLPHMTKDMYWNDCDARPPYTLAAADYCIPSFLGSTTDMGLSDILQFDEVDVIDSCPQQPDSVLTRRQESVLGRVRRLLSVQEPPELRPPRAAFKRHSSDATGTFFPDFRCRLSPGEGDMAPPPVLVTPPHPMDSLSTLREVSSPPSPESSHSAVFPQLLISPPLFGVCDKADSSVNAEVMNVHNGLEPSSTEEAPGLENPRATSLVCCSPTQLGPKEFQWTATDIQNRPLTRPRRRQYSLQFSRQTSKSSIRSLPSPKGLGRQRRCLARLQSRRSPGPPTDTLQLPDPEHDPSFQGMTDDEESDRTNNSKEVRNNNSQSQSSGEKGESVT; encoded by the exons ATGACCGTCACTTACTCCAGTAAAGTAGCCAACGCCACCTTCTTCAGTTTCCACCGGCTGCTGCTGCGCTGGAAGGGAAGCATCTACAAGCTGCTGTACCGGGAATTCATCCTGTTCCTCCTGCTCTACACTGCCCTGAGCATCGTgtacag ACTCGTCCTCTCTGACGATCAGAAGAGACTGTTTGAGAAACTTTCCTTATACTGTGACAAGTACGCAGAGCAGATCCCCGTCACCTTCGTCCTGG GTTTTTATGTGACTCTGGTGGTGAATCGATGGTGGAACCAGTTTGTGAATCTGCCGTGGCCCGACAGACTGATGTTCCACATCTCCAG CTGTGTTCAGGGTAAAGATGAATACGGCCGCCTCCTGCGCAGGACGTTGGTGCGTTACGTCAACTTAACGTCGCTCCTCATCTTCCGTTCCGTCAGCACCGCCGTCTGCAAACGATTCCCAACCATGGACCACGTGGTGGAGGCAG GTTTTATGACTCCAGAGGAGAGAAAGGTTTTTGACAACATCCGCTCACCTCACCTGAAGTACTGGATTCCTATGGTCTGGTTCTCCAACCTGGCATCTAAAGCTCGACAAGAAGGACGCATCCAGGACAGCATCGACCTGCAGAATATTCTCAAT GAGATGAATCTGTTCAGGACTTGGTGTGCGACTCTTTTCGGCTACGACTGGGTCGGCATCCCACTGGTCTACACACAG GTCGTCACTCTTGCTGTCTACACCTTTTTCTTCGCTTGTCTAATTGGTCGACAGTTTCTCGACCCTACCCAGCGTTGCCCAGGTCATGACCTCGACCTCTACGTGCCCGTCTTCACCCTGTTGCAGTTTTTCTTCTACTCCGGCTGGCTGAAG GTCGCAGAGCAGCTGATCAACCCATTTGGAGAGGATGACGACGACTTTGAAGCCAACTGGATCATCGACAGGAACCTTCAG GTGTCGCTGCTGGCTGTGGATGAAATGCACATGAACCTGCCTCACATGACCAAAGACATGTACTGGAACGACTGCGACGCTCGACCACCGTACACGCTGGCTGCGGCCGACTACTGCATCCCCTCGTTCCTCGGCTCCACCACCGACATGGG ACTTTCAGACATTCTGCAGTTTGATGAGGTTGACGTTATCGACAGTTGTCCTCAGCAACCGGACTCTGTGTTGACTCGGCGCCAAGAGTCG GTTCTGGGGCGAGTCCGTCGGCTGCTTAGCGTTCAAGAGCCTCCTGAACTCCGGCCTCCTCGAGCCGCCTTCAAACGGCACAGCAGTGATGCAACAGGAACCTTTTTCCCAGACTTCAGGTGCAG GCTCAGTCCAGGTGAAGGTGACATGGCCCCGCCCCCTGTGTTGGTCACGCCCCCTCACCCCATGGACAGCTTGTCCACACTGAGGGAGGTCAgcagccccccctcccctgaGAGCTCCCACTCTGCGGTGTTCCCCCAGCTCCTCATCAGCCCGCCTCTGTTCGGCGTCTGTGACAAGGCGGATTCTTCTGTCAACGCTGAGGTGATGAACGTCCACAACGGTTTGGAACCGTCCTCCACAGAGGAGGCGCCAGGTCTGGAGAATCCAAG GGCCACCTCCTTGGTTTGTTGCTCCCCCACTCAATTAGGACCAAAGGAATTCCAGTGGACAGCGACGGATATACAAAATCGTCCCTTGACTCGACCACGAAGGCGTCAGTACTCCCTCCAGTTTTCCAGGCAGACGTCAAAGTCGTCAATTCGCAGTCTGCCGAGCCCAAAGGGCCTGGGGAGGCAGAGGCGATGTCTGGCCCGATTGCAATCCAGAAGATCACCCGGTCCACCGACTGACACTCTGCAGCTCCCTGACCCCGAGCACGACCCCAGCTTCCAGGGAATGACTGATGATGAAGAGTCGGACAGAACCAACAACAGCAAGGAAGTCAGAAACAACAACTCCCAGTCGCAGAGTtcaggagagaaaggagaatCAGTCACTTAG
- the LOC109644667 gene encoding bestrophin-3 isoform X1 yields MSQCEGYRQVHVRGIKGPSRLSVCLTDCLTVCLSARLSAGLRMTVTYSSKVANATFFSFHRLLLRWKGSIYKLLYREFILFLLLYTALSIVYRLVLSDDQKRLFEKLSLYCDKYAEQIPVTFVLGFYVTLVVNRWWNQFVNLPWPDRLMFHISSCVQGKDEYGRLLRRTLVRYVNLTSLLIFRSVSTAVCKRFPTMDHVVEAGFMTPEERKVFDNIRSPHLKYWIPMVWFSNLASKARQEGRIQDSIDLQNILNEMNLFRTWCATLFGYDWVGIPLVYTQVVTLAVYTFFFACLIGRQFLDPTQRCPGHDLDLYVPVFTLLQFFFYSGWLKVAEQLINPFGEDDDDFEANWIIDRNLQVSLLAVDEMHMNLPHMTKDMYWNDCDARPPYTLAAADYCIPSFLGSTTDMGLSDILQFDEVDVIDSCPQQPDSVLTRRQESVLGRVRRLLSVQEPPELRPPRAAFKRHSSDATGTFFPDFRCRLSPGEGDMAPPPVLVTPPHPMDSLSTLREVSSPPSPESSHSAVFPQLLISPPLFGVCDKADSSVNAEVMNVHNGLEPSSTEEAPGLENPRATSLVCCSPTQLGPKEFQWTATDIQNRPLTRPRRRQYSLQFSRQTSKSSIRSLPSPKGLGRQRRCLARLQSRRSPGPPTDTLQLPDPEHDPSFQGMTDDEESDRTNNSKEVRNNNSQSQSSGEKGESVT; encoded by the exons atgagtcagtgtgaaggtTACAGACAGGTTCATGTGAGGGGCATTAAAGGTCCCagtcgtctgtctgtctgtctgactgactgtctgactgtctgtctgtctgctcgtCTCTCAGCTGGTCTCAGGATGACCGTCACTTACTCCAGTAAAGTAGCCAACGCCACCTTCTTCAGTTTCCACCGGCTGCTGCTGCGCTGGAAGGGAAGCATCTACAAGCTGCTGTACCGGGAATTCATCCTGTTCCTCCTGCTCTACACTGCCCTGAGCATCGTgtacag ACTCGTCCTCTCTGACGATCAGAAGAGACTGTTTGAGAAACTTTCCTTATACTGTGACAAGTACGCAGAGCAGATCCCCGTCACCTTCGTCCTGG GTTTTTATGTGACTCTGGTGGTGAATCGATGGTGGAACCAGTTTGTGAATCTGCCGTGGCCCGACAGACTGATGTTCCACATCTCCAG CTGTGTTCAGGGTAAAGATGAATACGGCCGCCTCCTGCGCAGGACGTTGGTGCGTTACGTCAACTTAACGTCGCTCCTCATCTTCCGTTCCGTCAGCACCGCCGTCTGCAAACGATTCCCAACCATGGACCACGTGGTGGAGGCAG GTTTTATGACTCCAGAGGAGAGAAAGGTTTTTGACAACATCCGCTCACCTCACCTGAAGTACTGGATTCCTATGGTCTGGTTCTCCAACCTGGCATCTAAAGCTCGACAAGAAGGACGCATCCAGGACAGCATCGACCTGCAGAATATTCTCAAT GAGATGAATCTGTTCAGGACTTGGTGTGCGACTCTTTTCGGCTACGACTGGGTCGGCATCCCACTGGTCTACACACAG GTCGTCACTCTTGCTGTCTACACCTTTTTCTTCGCTTGTCTAATTGGTCGACAGTTTCTCGACCCTACCCAGCGTTGCCCAGGTCATGACCTCGACCTCTACGTGCCCGTCTTCACCCTGTTGCAGTTTTTCTTCTACTCCGGCTGGCTGAAG GTCGCAGAGCAGCTGATCAACCCATTTGGAGAGGATGACGACGACTTTGAAGCCAACTGGATCATCGACAGGAACCTTCAG GTGTCGCTGCTGGCTGTGGATGAAATGCACATGAACCTGCCTCACATGACCAAAGACATGTACTGGAACGACTGCGACGCTCGACCACCGTACACGCTGGCTGCGGCCGACTACTGCATCCCCTCGTTCCTCGGCTCCACCACCGACATGGG ACTTTCAGACATTCTGCAGTTTGATGAGGTTGACGTTATCGACAGTTGTCCTCAGCAACCGGACTCTGTGTTGACTCGGCGCCAAGAGTCG GTTCTGGGGCGAGTCCGTCGGCTGCTTAGCGTTCAAGAGCCTCCTGAACTCCGGCCTCCTCGAGCCGCCTTCAAACGGCACAGCAGTGATGCAACAGGAACCTTTTTCCCAGACTTCAGGTGCAG GCTCAGTCCAGGTGAAGGTGACATGGCCCCGCCCCCTGTGTTGGTCACGCCCCCTCACCCCATGGACAGCTTGTCCACACTGAGGGAGGTCAgcagccccccctcccctgaGAGCTCCCACTCTGCGGTGTTCCCCCAGCTCCTCATCAGCCCGCCTCTGTTCGGCGTCTGTGACAAGGCGGATTCTTCTGTCAACGCTGAGGTGATGAACGTCCACAACGGTTTGGAACCGTCCTCCACAGAGGAGGCGCCAGGTCTGGAGAATCCAAG GGCCACCTCCTTGGTTTGTTGCTCCCCCACTCAATTAGGACCAAAGGAATTCCAGTGGACAGCGACGGATATACAAAATCGTCCCTTGACTCGACCACGAAGGCGTCAGTACTCCCTCCAGTTTTCCAGGCAGACGTCAAAGTCGTCAATTCGCAGTCTGCCGAGCCCAAAGGGCCTGGGGAGGCAGAGGCGATGTCTGGCCCGATTGCAATCCAGAAGATCACCCGGTCCACCGACTGACACTCTGCAGCTCCCTGACCCCGAGCACGACCCCAGCTTCCAGGGAATGACTGATGATGAAGAGTCGGACAGAACCAACAACAGCAAGGAAGTCAGAAACAACAACTCCCAGTCGCAGAGTtcaggagagaaaggagaatCAGTCACTTAG
- the LOC109644669 gene encoding histone H2B 1/2 — protein MPDPVKTAPKKGSKKAVTKAPGKGGKKRRKTRKESYAIYVYKVLKQVHPDTGISSKAMGIMNSFVSDIFERIAGEASRLAHYNKRSTITSREIQTAVRLLLPGELAKHAVSEGTKAVTKYTSSK, from the coding sequence ATGCCTGACCCAGTGAAGACTGCGCCCAAGAAGGGCTCCAAGAAGGCGGTGACGAAGGCTCCCGGTAAGGGCGGCAAGAAGCGGAGGAAGACCCGCAAGGAGAGCTACGCCATCTACGTGTACAAGGTGCTGAAGCAGGTGCACCCGGACACCGGCATCTCCTCCAaggccatgggcatcatgaaCTCCTTCGTCAGCGACATCTTCGAGCGCATCGCCGGTGAGGCCTCCCGCCTGGCCCACTACAACAAgcgctccaccatcacctccagggagatccagaccgccgtccgcctgctgctgcccggGGAGCTGGCCAAGCACGCCGTGTCCGAGGGCACCAAGGCCGTGACCAAGTACACCAGCTCCAAGTAA